The nucleotide sequence TATGTCCAGCTCTATGCTAAAATATACCCTTCTGAAGTCGAAGCTGTTGTATTCGCGGAGGCAAGCCACCCGAAAGATGTTAAACAGAATAGTTCTCATGGAAAAGAAATACGAGGCCTCAACAAAATTTTTGATATGGTGGATTCATGGTTTCCAAGCAAACAATTGCGAGAAACAAAATTCGTATCTGATACAGTAGAAATGATTCATCAAAATGGACCTTTTCCAAATATCCCAGTGTATGTACTTATTGGTTATAAAAAGAATCTATTTATGCCGAAAGATCTTTTCCAAAAAAGAGTGGAAAATCAAAAAGAACTGTTGAAGTTGTCAGAGATAAGCTATTTGATAAAAGCTGAGGGAAGTAGCCATTTCCCTCAGGTAAGGCAACCTGAATTGCTTGTTAAAACAATTGAGACATGTGCCGACCAAATTCGTCAGGGTGAAAGTCATTCATCCTGATATTTTTATACATATTGATTTTTGTTTCGGTTATTTATGTATTTATTGAAAAGAAGGATTATTAGAGAAACGAATATTGATAAGGTCAAAAACATAAAGAAAGTATTGATATTGTATAAAAGACCATTCACATGCGTGGATACCCAAGTGTCCGTTGCTTGATTGATGTATGCCCAGTCAATTACTTCATAATGTTCTTTGTGCGCATCTACTAATATTTTTCTGTAATTTTGAAATAGAACCTGTTGATAAACCAATCCTAGACTCCAATGGATGATGATCACGACCATGCCTATCACTAACCAACTTATTTTGAGGTTAGATTGTGCCAGAACTTTTGACCAAAGTGCAACAAGAATGCAGAATAAGATAAAAATTAAAGGGATAAGTAGTAACACTGGATTACCGTTACTAGAATACATTTCTGGAGATGGTGCTGCTTGGTGAATCAGATAAAACAGACCACCTGTTAGAAGGCACGTTAACGTTAAAAATATGTATCGTTTCTTCACCCAATCACCCTTTTGTTGTATGAAACGTAATTACATACATTCGATTGTATCACAAGAAATTTATACATTAAAAAAGCTGACGAAATGATCGTCAGCTTTTTCCTTTTTGAGTAACTAAATCGTCGATTAGTTGGTTGAAGGTCTGTGTAACTCGCTCCAGGCTTGTATCGTCGCTAATAGGTTTTTATTTCTGCAGTTATCAATTGAGTCTACTCTGGCACGCTTAAAAATGTAAAAAGTATTTGACATATTCAAAGCCGGTGTTACAATAATAAGTGTCA is from Halalkalibacillus sediminis and encodes:
- a CDS encoding alpha/beta fold hydrolase; the protein is MKLNKQIAKTSYGEIEYSLMGQGEPKVILVNGAGGPLEGWIRIMPELAKTKTVFAYNRLGVGKSSNPTSKQDGITIVETLREALKRAGLQPPYLLVGHSLGGLYVQLYAKIYPSEVEAVVFAEASHPKDVKQNSSHGKEIRGLNKIFDMVDSWFPSKQLRETKFVSDTVEMIHQNGPFPNIPVYVLIGYKKNLFMPKDLFQKRVENQKELLKLSEISYLIKAEGSSHFPQVRQPELLVKTIETCADQIRQGESHSS